Part of the Geobacter pickeringii genome, AAACCGCTCACTTTCCCCTTTTTCTGGAGGTTTCCACGCTCCTGGCGGATGGAATCGAGACAGCGTCTTCAGCGTCGTCTCACGCAGCACAGAATTTTCACCTTCCTTCTACTTTCATCATACACTCGCAGAGGGAATTCTGTCAAAGATTGCGATGTGGATGAAGCCGGAGACGGGGGCCACCGGTTGCCTGCTCACTGTCTCAGCACTTCCTGGACTTTTGCCAGCAACTCGTCCGGCTTGACCGGTTTGGCAATGAAATTGATCCCTTCGTCGAGAACGCCCTTACGGTTGATGATGTCCTGGGTATAGCCGCTTATGTAGAGCGCCCTCAGATTCGGGTTCGCCAGTTTCATCTCCTCGTAGGCCGCCTGACCATTCTTCTTCGGCATGACCACGTCGAGCAGCACCATGTCGATCCTGTTTGCGTATTCCTGGAACCTTCTGACCGCCTCGGTTCCGTCGACCGCCTCGATGACCTCGTAGCCGCTTCGTTCAAGCACGTGCCTGGCGAGCTTGCGGACGGCCTTGTCATCTTCCGCCACCAGGATCGTTTCCCGATTCCCGCGCTGCACATGAAGGCGCTCGGGGGAATCGGCGGTCGCGGCCGTCTGGACCAGGGGGAGGTAGACACGGAAGGTCGTTCCTTCGTCCGGAAAGGACTCGACGGCGACAAAGCCTTCGTGTTGCTTGATGATGCCGTATGCCATCGAGAGCCCGAGCCCGGTCCCCTTCCCGACCTCCTTGGTGGTGAAAAATGGGTCGAAAATCCGCTCCTTGGTCTGTTCATCCATCCCCATGCCGCTGTCGGCAATGCTGATGACCCCGTAGCGTCCCGGCTTCCCCTTTTCGATGGGACTGAAAAAATCCTCGTCGAGGTATTCACTGCCGGTGGTGATGGTGAGAGAGCCGCCGCCGGGCATGGCATCCCGGGCATTGGTCACGAGGTTGATCAGAATTTGATCGATCTGTCCCGTATCGACCTGGCAGATGAGCGGTTCGTCGACTAATACCAGCCTGAAATCGATATCCTCACTGATGAGGCGGGCGAGGAGTTTTTCGATGCTCTTGACGATATCGTTCAGATTTGCCGGTTTGGGGTTGATCACCTGTTTCCTGCCAAAGGCCAGCAACCGCTTCACCAGGGTTGTCGCGCGGTCCGACGCGATCAGGATCTGATCGACATAGATCCGGAAGGGGTTGTCGTTCTTCAGGCTCCGTTGCAGGAGCGTGCCGAACCCGACGATGGCAGTGAGGATGTTGTTGAAGTCATGGGCAACGCCACCGGCAAGGGTTCCGACCGCCTCCATCTTCTGGGCGTGACGAAGTTCCTCCGCCAGGCATTCCTTTTCCGCTTCGCGGGTCCGAAGCGTCTCAACGAGATGGTTGAACGCCGCTGCAAGCCGTCCGACTTCATCCTTGCTTTCCACGCGGAGCGGCTCGAATGTCTCGCCGCGCTCCAGTTTCTGGAGTCCTTCGGTGAGCCTGTTGAGTGGTTGCGTAATTCTCTGGACAATCGCGTAGATGATGATCGTCCCCAGAGCCAGGAAGAGCAGGGCGAGAGAGATGCTCTTAGCGAGCAGTGCCTCGAGCTTTTTCCGCAGCGGCTCCTTGTCGACGATGATCCGGACGAAGCCTATTATTTTCGCAGTTTCGTGGGAGGGACCCGCGAGATACAGAGATTCCGTCGAGGCAAGTTGGGGCGTGGAGGCCACCGGCGACCAGAATTCGTAGAACGTGTCCCCCTCGAAAACCGGGGACGCCTGGGATCTTCTGATCTGCTCGAATCTGGTGCTCCAATGGGGGAACCCCCGTTCAGGAGTGTTGAGCATGGAGGAGCTGGGCTGCTCACGCAGCAGATTCCCCTCTCCGGAGAGTATGGAGACGAAGAGGACTCCTTCGTGCGAAAGGATTCCCTCGATGGGATCCTTGAGGAGTTCACTGTTCTCGGTAAATACGCCGAGCCTGACACTGTGCGCCAGAAGTCGCGCCAGTAAATGGCCTTCACCGGTCATGTTCTCTTCAAGGACTCTGCGTTGGGAGTGAAAGAAGAGGAGCGTGAACGAAAGCGCAACGCAGGCGGTGAACACCGTGAACAGAACGAAGAATTTCAGCCCGAAGGTGTTTCGCTTTTTCGAGAATTCGGTGAAGAGCGCCATAGCCATTTCCTATCGAATGATCCGAGCCCGGCCCATGGCCTCTTCGTTGAGGGTAATTCCGAGTTTGCGGGCAATCTTGCTGTTGATGGTCAGTACCGTGCTCCGTGGAACCGCATGGGGGATGCTTCCGATCGCCGTGCCGGCCAGAACCTTGCGTACGATCTCACCCGCTTGACGGCCGAGGTCGTACGGCTCGACATCGAGGGCCAGGAGCCCTCCCATTTCCACGTACTTGTCCGAGAAGGTAAGGACCGGAATCCGCTGGTTGAGGCAGGTAAGCAGCAGGTATTCAACGGTTTCAGCGGTGACGACGGTCGTGTCGGGAATCATCCAGAACCCGTCGATCTCGCTCCGCATCCCCTCCAGGAGACGCGGGATCTCCCGCGGGCTTTTAGCTTCCCGCACGACCAGTTCGAGACCGGCTCCTTTGGCCGCAGCCAGGGCTTTTCGGACGAGGGGGCCGGTGTGCGCGGGATTGTAGATGAGCCCGATTTTCTTGAGACTCGGAGCCACCCGCTGCAGTGCCGTCAGTTGCCGCTCCGGCGAGACGGAAAGATTGACGCCGGTGATATTTTCTCCGGACGTAAGCGCATTCAACGGGTCGAGGACCATCAGGTAGACAATGGGGGTGTCTTTAATCTTCTTTACCTTCGTCAGCGCCTCTGCACCGATCGCCACAATCACGGCAGGGCGTTCCTCTCGCACCGTCCGGACAATGTCGACCCCTTCCATTTCCGAAAGAATCAGTTTCTTGATACTTCCGCCCGCAATGCTTCGAATCCCCTTCAGTGCCTCTTCATACGGTGCCACTCGCATGCCCTGGAGCACGAGGATACCCTGCGCCGCCTCGACCGTTCCGGTAAGGATCATCAACAAAGCTGTTATGAGGTACAGGGTGCGTTTCATAAGGTACGAGCGGTTCCTGGCTGCCGTTCTTGTCCGGTGACGTTTTTTTGTATGAGTGGTGTCAAAAAATGGTTGTGTAAGTTGTTGAATTGACTTGACCGGTTTGACGGTTTTTTAAGTAAACCCATTGATTGTTAATGAAAAAATGCCACACGTAGCGTTCTGTTCGCCATAACTTCCAAAGATGGCCAAACAGGATTGCTATTTTGATGCCATCTGCATGGAGAAAAGAGAGACAGGGGATAGTGCGTGCGTTCATATAACTGGCCGTAATTGCTGCTAACTGTGGCGAGTTGTCCCTTTAAGGATGACATCTTCACGCGTGAAAATTTAAAACTTGCTGTAGGGGGAATTTTTTTTGCATAACACCCGTTTCATAAATTGCCGATGAACGGTCAATCACCTTGAAATGACTGACGCAAACGGGGCGACAACTGAAATGAACCTTTGGGGATGGGAACATGGGGGCGAATAAACGAATAGTACGTGGTGTCGTCATTGCTCTGGGGGTCGCCAGCGGTATCTCGGCTGCCGTATCCACGGCAGGTGCCCAGCAGGAAAGGGATATGAAGGTCCTCGAGATGTTTTATGAGGATAAAGATCTGGTCATGACCCCTTCCCGTGATCCGAAGCCGATTTCCCAGGTGGCGGAAAACATCACGGTTGTTACTGCCCGGGAGATCGAGGCGATCAACGCCCATACCCTGGCGGATGTCCTCTATACGGTTACCGGCGTTCAGATCGATCTGCGGGGTGGCCCCGGTACCCAGTCGACTCCCGCCATCCAGGGGTCGGATCCTCTCCATGTCCTCGTCATGATCGACGGAGTGGCCCAGAACTTCCTCGTCAACAACTCGGCCGACGTCGGCGCTATTCCGGTCCAGCAGATCGAACGGATCGAGATCATCAAGGGGCCGGCGTCATCATCATGGGGCTCTTCACTGGGCGGAATCGTCAACGTCATCACCAAATCTCCCAATGAAGATCGCGCCGCCACCGGACTCGTCTCCACATCGTTCGGCGAGCGCTTCTCCGGCGACCACCGGGGAGAGCTCTCCGGGACGGTTGGGGGACTCGGCTACTACCTTCATGCAGGCAAGCTCCATTCGGACGGTCTCCTTGCCAATAACCAGTTCGACGGGAACAGGGCCTATGGCAAGCTCCAGGGGGAAATTGGGGAGGGGGGTACCCTCCAGTGGACCCTCGGTTACAGCGGCGGCTCCCGGGGAGACCAGGAAGACCCCCGCGCCGATCTGACAAGTAAAAACCGTTTCGACAACCTCTTCTCAACGCTTTCCTTTGCCTACCCCGTCACCGAACGGGTCGATTTTGACCTCTCACTCCACACGTCCTTGAAGCATCTCGACCGGTATGACTCACAATTAAGTACTGGCGTTGAGCAGTCGCAACTCTCAATAGAAGAGCTAACCTATGGAGGGAGTGCAAAGTTGACTTGGCGGGAGCAAGTGCATCACCTTGCCATCGGCACCGATTTCGATCACGGTGACGTCAGGGAGACAACGTCGGCGATCGGGAATCCTGTGGCCGTCGTGAAGCCTCGCCTCACGAAATGGGCTCTCTTCGCCAATGATACCATCGCCCTCGGCAGTCTGACTGTCATTCCTGGCATCCGCTACGATCACACCAACACCAACGGCGACTTTGCAAGCCCAAGCCTCGGGATCACCTACGGATTGGGAGAGCATACCGTCCTGCGGGGAGCAGTGGCCCGGGGATTCAACATCCCTCCGCTCGTCTTCACCTCCGGCGACGGCCTCACGACGGCGCCGAGTCCCAATCTCAAGGTTGAGAAGGTCCTCTCCTACCAGGCGGGGTTCGAGACATCTCTGTTTCGGTATTTTTGGCTCAAGACAACCTTTTTTCGACACGATGTCTCCGATGCCATCGTTCCGATACTTCTCGCTAACGGACAGGCCCAGTTTCTCAACCAGAACCGGCAACGCCGCGAGGGGGTGGAGGTGGAGGTGAAGACCGTTCCCGTCTTTGATACCACCTTCGTGGCCGGCTATGCCTATGTCGACGCCCGCGGTCGCGACAGCGGTGAGCGACTCTCCAATGTGGCGCGCCACACCTGGAACCTCGCCCTCCAATACGACGACCGGCGCGGACTCCGGGGGAACCTGGCCGGCCACTACATCTGGTGGAACGCCGCAAGCATCAACCAGGGGAGATACACGCCGGTCATCTGGGACCTCAATCTCGCGAAGCGATTCTTTGCGGGTGAGCGGATCGCCGTAGAGGCGTTCGTCACCGCCCACAACCTCTTCAACGGTTCCCAGTATCTCGCAGACAGCCTGAAAAACCCCCGCCGCTGGATCGAGGGGGGGGTGCGGTTCAGCTTCTGATCTTCCCTCGTTAAGGTGAATCAATGGTGTGACGGAATCATTACTCAATATTCACCGCAATGGCATTGACTTTTTGAAATTATTAGAATAGTGTTCTAGCTCATTAAGTGCAGGTCAAATCCCCGGCAGGAGGCCCACCATGAAGAACGCGCACGTCACCGCACCGAAGTCCTCAGCACGTATCCTCGTCCTCGACGAGGGGAACGCCAAGTCGCCTTACCCGAAGTATTGCATGGTCCCAATTTTCAGGATTTATATCTAGTCAACCTAGCCAAAAAGGGGAGATTTTCTCCCCTTTTTTGTGCCTTACGATGCCGTTGTCGCCACGGAGCGGGTGGTCTGTGCCACACGCTGAAGGGCGGCTGTGCGTTCGCGAGAGGAGACGGAGAGTACGGTGAGACTATCCCGCTATACGAAGGTGTTTCCCTGTGAGGATCGGGAGGGGGAGTGCATCCTCTTCGCCGCCAGAACAGGGGCGAGCGTGCTGGTCCCTGCGGAACTGGTCCCGGAGATCGACGGAGGGGGGCTCGATCCCGCCGATGAAGAGACCCTGGCCGGACTCGGCTTTATCGTCGCCGATCCTGCAGCGGAGCGCCGGCAGATGCTGGGGGTGCTTGAGGAGATGAAACGGCGCCAGCAGCGCTTCTCTTGCCTGGTGGTGCTGAACCTGGACTGTAACCTTGGCTGCGCCTACTGTTTCGAGGGGGCACTGAAGGGGAAGCACTTCATGGCCGAGGATACCGCCGATCGGCTGATTGAAGTTATTGCCAGCGGACCGATTGCCCAGGACAAGGAGATCTCCCTCAATTTCTACGGTGGCGAACCGCTCCTCAGCGTTCCCCTGATTAAAAGGATAGCCGGACAAATCCAGACTCTTGCGGCTGAACGAGGGCTTTCATTCGGCTTCAGCCTGATGACCAACGGCACACTCCTGACCCGCCGGAGGGTGGAAGAGCTTCTTCCCTTCGGCTTGAAAGGGGCCACTGTGACCCTGGACGGGCCCCGGGAAATCCACGATGCCGCTCGTCCGTTCACCGACGGCCGGGGGAGCTTCGACGTCATCATGGGCAATATCAAGGAGGTTGCCGGGCTGATTTCACTCCAGATCGGCGGCAACTTCACCCGGGACAATTACCGGGCATTCCCGCGCCTCTTCGATGTCCTCGTGGCCGAAGGGTTGACTCCCGACCGTCTTGGCCCGATGCAGTTCAGTCCCGTCATGACGTCGCTGTCAGGCCGCGCCTTGCCGGAATTTACCGGTGGCTGCGTATCCGCCAGCGAGCCGTGGGTTGCCGAGGCGATCCTCTTTCTCAGAGAGGAGCTTCTGCGGCGAGGGTTTGATCCTCCCAAGATGGAACCCCATATCTGTGCTGTGGAAACGGATGACAATCTGGTGGTCAATTACGATGGGAGCTTTTACAAATGCCCGGCGTTGATCGGGGTCGAGGGGCTTGAGGTCGGCGATGTCAACAGAGGCGTGACTGACTACCGTGCCGCGCACGGCAGTGGCCTATGGCAGAACGACGAATGTCTCGATTGCTCCTATCTCCCCCTCTGTTTCGGCGGCTGCCGCTATCTCAGTCTCCTTCAAGAGGGGCGCGTCGATGCGATCAATTGCCATCGCGACTTTTACGATGCCATTTTGGGCCCTTGTCTTAAACAGGACATGGCCTATCGGTTTCGCCATTCGGGAACGTGAAGGCGATTGCCGATTCCTCCTGGGGCGAGTCGACGGCGGAGAGAGTGGCAATGACGTTCCGTGAGGAGCGCCCGGCAGTTATCACGGCGCCGTTACCTGCACCACCGAGCTCACCTCGCCGTTCGGATTGATGATCTGAATCCGCAGGTCCTTTTCCGTCGGGTCTGCCGGAAAACGTTGATAGATGAGCTTTGAACAGTCTACGAAGATGACGGATTCCCGTTCGCCGCTGCTTATTGCCCCCGCGGTTATACGCTTCCCAATCCCCGCATTCAGTCCCACCTGAAAGCTTTTTTCTTCCACCATCAGTGATGATCCCGGATGGAAATTTTTCCCTTCAATAATGAGCTTGTAGTAGTTGACGAAATTTTCGCCCCTGCTGACGTTGTATACCTCCGGGGTCGAACGGATCGAGAGCGTAATGGGGGTCGTGACGGTTTCTTCGGGGTTCTTGACCTGTACCTGGTGAAGCCCTCCCGGGGCGGGGGGGACGCTGAACGAGATCGATTCCGACGAGGCGGGACTGCTGGTGACGATGGAACCGTCGAAGAGAACCTTGCTTCCCGGTTCGAAGTTGTGGCCCGAAATGATGATTCGGCGTTCGGCGCCACCGGAGCAGGCGGCGATGCTGTCGGGGGAGATCGAGTCAACGATCGGCTTTGGCGGGAGAATGGAAAAATTGTACGTCCTGCTCGTGGTGCCGTCTTCACGTCTGAGAAAGAGAGCATAGAGGCCGGGTGCAAGTTTCGGGATGTCGAAGGTGAGTGTCTGGGAGGAGATGACCTTGGTCGGAACTTCGGTGTTGCCGAGGAACGCGACGGTTTTTCCGGTAAAGGAGGTGCCGGAGAGGGTGACGGTGCTGTTCGGTTCGCCCTGGGCGGGAATGATGCTGAGGATGTTCACGGCCGGTGCGGAATCGGCTGACTTTTCGGTGGCAGGAACGTTTTTTGCCGGTTTCTTCCGGCCGTTCTGGGCGGCAGGCCATGCCGGCTGAGCCAGGGCGAGGGTAGCAAGGAGAACGAGAGCCACGGGGCGGTATCTCATGGAACCTCCGGATATTTTCATTCGGTGCCCCGGTGAATCGGGCATTTCCGGCAATTAAATCACCGTCGGCAACGATGTCAACGGGTAATGGTCATGGCCAGCCAGACGCCCGAGAGCGCAAAGAGAAGATTGGCGATCCAGGCGGAGACGAAGGGGGGAAGGACCCCGGTCTGGCCGAACGAGATGAGTATGGAGTTGATGATGAAATAGGCGAAGCCGATGGCGATGCTTGCGCCGATGCCGATGGCGATGCCGCTCGATCTCCCGCCGCGCAGGGCGAAGGGGATGCCGAGAAATGCCATGATGAGCGAGGCAAAGGGGAGAGAGAGTTTGGCGTGCATCTGGGCTTCGTACCGTGTTGTCTCGTAGCCTCCCCGGTGCAGCTTTCGTATGTACTCTCTCAGCTTGAGGAACCCCATGTTGTCGGCGTACTTGTCGACCACTTTCAGGTCTTCTACGGTCAGGTTGAGCGTTGTGGGGAGGTTTTCCGCTTTGGTCGTGGTGGTGACTCCCCCCCGCCCCAGTTCTCGCGCGGTGACGCGATGCAGTACCCACTGCCGCCCGTTCCATGAGGCGGAGTCGGCATCGATCCGCTTGATCGGGCGAAGTCCTGCGGCGAAGTTCCAGAGGGTGATTCCTCCCAGCGTCTGGTGGGCCGGGTCGAAAAGCCGGGCCATCATGATCGTGTTCCCGTCCTTGTGCCAGATGTTGTTCTGGCGGAAGAAGGTGTTGTAGCTCTTCTTCCGGATCAGGACCTCTTCGATGTAGCGCATCTTCTGGTAGGTCTCAGGAAGCACGAATTCGTTGGCGATAATGGTGAGGAAGCTCACGCCGCAGGCGATCACGAGAATCGGCGTGCTGATTCTCGCCAGGCTTATGCCGCAGCCACGCATGGCGGTGATTTCGCTGTTGCGGGAGAGCAGCCCGAGGGTGAGCAGCGTTGCCATCAGGACGGCAAGCGGTACCACCTGCGTGAATATTTCGGGAATCTTGAGCAGGAAAAAATGGATGAGGTCGGCCCAGCGGGGCTGGAAGCGAAGGAGCCGGCCGATCTTTTCCAGAAAGTCGATCACCAGGTAAATCGCGATGAATGCTGCCAGGCAGAGACCGAAGATGCGCAGATATGCGGCGGCTATGTAGCGGGTGAGGATGCTCACGATGATTTCGTCACCTTTCCGAAGCGCTCCCGAATCCGATGCGAAAGTTCTCTGATGGTCCCCGCAAAGGGGAGCGGCCGTTCGCTGGCGGCCCGCAGGAGAAGGTTGATGCCGATGCCGGTCAGGAGGATGTTCGGAATCCACATGGCGATGGCGGGAGGGAGAATCCCTTTTTCGCAGATGGCCTTTGCACCCGACATGAGGATGTAGTAGCCCAGCAGGAGAAAGATCCCCGCCGAGAAGCCGCCGGCCCGCCCCGCCCGCTGGTTGTGGATGCCAAGGGGGATGCCGATGATGGCGAAGACGATGCAGGCGAACGGCAGGGCAAAGCGTTTGTGGAGTTCGATTCGTGCATCGCTCAGGAGTTTTGTCTCTTCCTGCGGGGTCCGGAGAAGCGTCAATAGCTCGCTCAGGGTCATATCCTGCTCGTCGCGGTAGTCCTTTTTCGACTGCTGCTGGAGGTTGACGTTCAGGTCGTAACTTGCGAACTCGACGAAGCGGTAGCCTTCCTTGCCTGCCAGGCGGTGAATTCCTCCATCTTCAAGGTGAAGCCGTATGGTTTTTGACTCGGGATTGGCGACGATCTTGCCTGCCGTGGCGAAAATCGTCGCATGCTCGTCAGGGTTGCGTTCGTCCTGGATCAGGATGCCGAAGATGTCATGGTTTATCTGGTCGTAGTCGTCCACATAGATGACGAGGCCGGGGAAGTCATCGTTGAATACCTTTTCGCGGATGCTCGTGGCGGCCCGTGTCTCCACCACCTCGTAGAGAAATCTCTTGAAGGAGGTGTTTCCCCAGGGCAGGGCGTAGACCGTGACGAAGGTGGTGGCAAGGTAGGTCAGGACTGCGAAGATGAGAACCGGCGGCAGGAGGGAGCCGACACCCACACCGCTTGCCTTCATGGCGGTTATTTCACTGTCGGATGAGAGCCTCCCGAAGGCGAGAAGCACCGCCAGCAGGAAAGCCATGGGAATCGTCACGAGAAAGAACGAGGGGAGCATGAAGAGAATCAGCCTGCAGACATCGGCAAAAGGCACTCCCTTGGCGAAGACCATCTCTGCAAGCTTGAGGAGCCGCCCCATGAGCAGTACAAAGGTGAAGACGGCCATTCCCAGCACAAAGGGGACGGCAGTTTCCCTGAAGATATATCGGTAAAGGATCCTGGTCATGAGCGCGCTATGATACATGAAGGGGGGGGCGATGTAAATAAGGCAGCCCCTCGGGGAGCACACATTGTCCTTGCCAAGTCGGGCGCTCTGTGGTATATGAATCCGCTGCTTACATTACGCACGCTTTCTGTCGGGCCGGTGGTGTCCGTTGATTACGGATTCCGGCTCTCGGGGAAAGCGGAGGCACAAACCAAAAGGAGAAAGCACATGTCGAACATCACCATGAAGGAGCTTCTGGAGGCCGGCGTCCACTTCGGTCACCAGACCAAGAGATGGAACCCGAAGATGAAGCCGTACATCTTCGGAGCGCGGAACGGAATTTACATCATCGATCTGCAGAAGACCGTCCGCCTCTTCAAGAACGCGTACAGCTTCGTACGCGAGAATGCCCAGGCGGGGGAGACCATCCTCTTCGTAGGCACCAAGAAGCAGGCACAGGATTCGATCGGCGAAGAAGCACAGCGTTGCGGCATGTTTTTCGTAAACCAGCGTTGGCTCGGCGGCATGCTGACCAACTTTGCAACGGTGAAGCAGAGCATTGACCGCCTCAAGCGCCTCGATGCCATGTTTGCCGACGGCACCATCGAGGCGTACACCAAGAAAGAGGCACTCCAGCTTGAGAAGGAGCGCCAGAAGCTTGAGAAGACCCTCGGCGGGATCAAGGGGATGGGCAAGCTTCCCGGCGCCCTCTTTGTTGTCGATCCGAAGAATGAAACCATTGCAATCAGCGAAGCGAAGAAGCTCGGGATTCCTGTAGTTGCCGTTGTCGACACCAACTGCGATCCCGATCCGATCGATTACGTGATCCCCGGCAATGACGATGCCATCCGTGCGATCCGTCTTCTCTCTGCAAAAATGGCCGATGCGGTTCTTGAAGGGGCCCAGGTTCGCGAAGTGGCCCTTCGGGCTGACACCGAAGGTGAGGAGGCCGGCGAGGCGGCAGCCGCCGGGGCCGAAGAGGCCGGCGAGTAGGCTGGCGTTTGTCGCTGCTTTGGATCGAACAGTACGGAAACGTTATCTATAATTAGGGGGGCGGCATGAAGCCGAACCCATCTGGAGGATACAGTGAGCATTACAGCTGCACAGGTTAACGAGTTGCGGAAGGCCACCGGCGCGGGGCTCATGGATTGCAAGAAGGCTCTTTCCGAAACGGGGGGCGACCACGAGAAGGCAGTCGATTACCTAAGGACGAAGGGGCTTGCCGCCGCTTCCAAGAAGGCTGGCCGTGCCGCAACGGAGGGGCTCGTCGGCTCCTACATCCATGCTGGCGGCAAAATCGGCGTTCTGGTCGAAATTAACTGCGAGACCGATTTCGTTGCCCGCAACGAGAACTTCCAGGTCTTCGTCAAGGATATCGCTATGCATATCGCCGCGGCCGCGCCGCAGTTTGTCCGCCGCGAAGAAGTTCCGACGGAGGTTGTTGAGCGCGAGAAGGAGATTTACCGCGCCAAGGCCCGCGAAACCGGCAAGCCGGAAAACATCATCGAAAAGATCATCGAAGGGCAGGTAAACAAATTCTACGCTGACATCTGCCTCCTCGAGCAACCCTACGTCAAGGATTCGGACAAGAGCGTCCAGCAGTTTCTGAACGAGACTATTTCCGGCATCGGCGAGAATATCTCGGTTCGGCGCTTTACCCGCTACGCTCTTGGCGAGGGGCTTACCAAGAAGGAGACGGACTTCGCTGCAGAGGTTGCCGCAGCGGCAGGGCTGTAAGAACGACAAGGGCCGGTCATTCCCATGGCCGGCCTTTTTTGTATGCGCAGCATGAGGCCGGCATAGGGGTGTATCGGCGACGGAGGCGGACACAGGCATGGCGAAACCACATTACAAACGAGTTCTGCTGAAACTTTCCGGTGAGGCACTGGCCGGCGAGCAGGGGTATGGCATCGATCCGTTGATCATCACCGCCATCGCGGCGGAGATCAAGGAGGTCGTGGCCACCGGCGCCCAGCTGGCTCTGGTAATCGGCGGCGGTAACATCTTCCGCGGTCTCGCCGCATCTTCCAAGGGGATGGATCGGGCCAGCGCCGACTACATGGGGATGCTGGCAACCATGATAAACTCCCTGGCGATGCAGGACGCCCTGGAGAAGATCGGCGTGGATACGCGGGTCCAGTCTGCCATTGCCATGCAGGAGGTTGCGGAACCTTACATCCGCCGCCGTGCCATCCGCCATCTGGAAAAGGGGCGTGTCGTCATCTTCGGTGCCGGCACGGGGAATCCCTACTTCACCACCGATACGGCAGCCAGTCTGCGGGCCATGGAAATCGGTGCTGATGTGATTCTGAAGGGAACGAAGGTCGACGGTGTCTATTCGGCCGACCCCAAGAAGGATCCCACAGCGGTCAAGTACCCGACGCTCACCTACATCGAGGTCCTCAAAAAGGGGCTTCAGGTCATGGACGCCACGG contains:
- a CDS encoding ATP-binding protein, whose translation is MAMALFTEFSKKRNTFGLKFFVLFTVFTACVALSFTLLFFHSQRRVLEENMTGEGHLLARLLAHSVRLGVFTENSELLKDPIEGILSHEGVLFVSILSGEGNLLREQPSSSMLNTPERGFPHWSTRFEQIRRSQASPVFEGDTFYEFWSPVASTPQLASTESLYLAGPSHETAKIIGFVRIIVDKEPLRKKLEALLAKSISLALLFLALGTIIIYAIVQRITQPLNRLTEGLQKLERGETFEPLRVESKDEVGRLAAAFNHLVETLRTREAEKECLAEELRHAQKMEAVGTLAGGVAHDFNNILTAIVGFGTLLQRSLKNDNPFRIYVDQILIASDRATTLVKRLLAFGRKQVINPKPANLNDIVKSIEKLLARLISEDIDFRLVLVDEPLICQVDTGQIDQILINLVTNARDAMPGGGSLTITTGSEYLDEDFFSPIEKGKPGRYGVISIADSGMGMDEQTKERIFDPFFTTKEVGKGTGLGLSMAYGIIKQHEGFVAVESFPDEGTTFRVYLPLVQTAATADSPERLHVQRGNRETILVAEDDKAVRKLARHVLERSGYEVIEAVDGTEAVRRFQEYANRIDMVLLDVVMPKKNGQAAYEEMKLANPNLRALYISGYTQDIINRKGVLDEGINFIAKPVKPDELLAKVQEVLRQ
- the gptM gene encoding geopeptide radical SAM maturase: MRLSRYTKVFPCEDREGECILFAARTGASVLVPAELVPEIDGGGLDPADEETLAGLGFIVADPAAERRQMLGVLEEMKRRQQRFSCLVVLNLDCNLGCAYCFEGALKGKHFMAEDTADRLIEVIASGPIAQDKEISLNFYGGEPLLSVPLIKRIAGQIQTLAAERGLSFGFSLMTNGTLLTRRRVEELLPFGLKGATVTLDGPREIHDAARPFTDGRGSFDVIMGNIKEVAGLISLQIGGNFTRDNYRAFPRLFDVLVAEGLTPDRLGPMQFSPVMTSLSGRALPEFTGGCVSASEPWVAEAILFLREELLRRGFDPPKMEPHICAVETDDNLVVNYDGSFYKCPALIGVEGLEVGDVNRGVTDYRAAHGSGLWQNDECLDCSYLPLCFGGCRYLSLLQEGRVDAINCHRDFYDAILGPCLKQDMAYRFRHSGT
- a CDS encoding TonB-dependent receptor plug domain-containing protein; this translates as MKVLEMFYEDKDLVMTPSRDPKPISQVAENITVVTAREIEAINAHTLADVLYTVTGVQIDLRGGPGTQSTPAIQGSDPLHVLVMIDGVAQNFLVNNSADVGAIPVQQIERIEIIKGPASSSWGSSLGGIVNVITKSPNEDRAATGLVSTSFGERFSGDHRGELSGTVGGLGYYLHAGKLHSDGLLANNQFDGNRAYGKLQGEIGEGGTLQWTLGYSGGSRGDQEDPRADLTSKNRFDNLFSTLSFAYPVTERVDFDLSLHTSLKHLDRYDSQLSTGVEQSQLSIEELTYGGSAKLTWREQVHHLAIGTDFDHGDVRETTSAIGNPVAVVKPRLTKWALFANDTIALGSLTVIPGIRYDHTNTNGDFASPSLGITYGLGEHTVLRGAVARGFNIPPLVFTSGDGLTTAPSPNLKVEKVLSYQAGFETSLFRYFWLKTTFFRHDVSDAIVPILLANGQAQFLNQNRQRREGVEVEVKTVPVFDTTFVAGYAYVDARGRDSGERLSNVARHTWNLALQYDDRRGLRGNLAGHYIWWNAASINQGRYTPVIWDLNLAKRFFAGERIAVEAFVTAHNLFNGSQYLADSLKNPRRWIEGGVRFSF
- a CDS encoding IPT/TIG domain-containing protein; amino-acid sequence: MRYRPVALVLLATLALAQPAWPAAQNGRKKPAKNVPATEKSADSAPAVNILSIIPAQGEPNSTVTLSGTSFTGKTVAFLGNTEVPTKVISSQTLTFDIPKLAPGLYALFLRREDGTTSRTYNFSILPPKPIVDSISPDSIAACSGGAERRIIISGHNFEPGSKVLFDGSIVTSSPASSESISFSVPPAPGGLHQVQVKNPEETVTTPITLSIRSTPEVYNVSRGENFVNYYKLIIEGKNFHPGSSLMVEEKSFQVGLNAGIGKRITAGAISSGERESVIFVDCSKLIYQRFPADPTEKDLRIQIINPNGEVSSVVQVTAP
- a CDS encoding ABC transporter substrate-binding protein, whose amino-acid sequence is MKRTLYLITALLMILTGTVEAAQGILVLQGMRVAPYEEALKGIRSIAGGSIKKLILSEMEGVDIVRTVREERPAVIVAIGAEALTKVKKIKDTPIVYLMVLDPLNALTSGENITGVNLSVSPERQLTALQRVAPSLKKIGLIYNPAHTGPLVRKALAAAKGAGLELVVREAKSPREIPRLLEGMRSEIDGFWMIPDTTVVTAETVEYLLLTCLNQRIPVLTFSDKYVEMGGLLALDVEPYDLGRQAGEIVRKVLAGTAIGSIPHAVPRSTVLTINSKIARKLGITLNEEAMGRARIIR
- the lptG gene encoding LPS export ABC transporter permease LptG; its protein translation is MSILTRYIAAAYLRIFGLCLAAFIAIYLVIDFLEKIGRLLRFQPRWADLIHFFLLKIPEIFTQVVPLAVLMATLLTLGLLSRNSEITAMRGCGISLARISTPILVIACGVSFLTIIANEFVLPETYQKMRYIEEVLIRKKSYNTFFRQNNIWHKDGNTIMMARLFDPAHQTLGGITLWNFAAGLRPIKRIDADSASWNGRQWVLHRVTARELGRGGVTTTTKAENLPTTLNLTVEDLKVVDKYADNMGFLKLREYIRKLHRGGYETTRYEAQMHAKLSLPFASLIMAFLGIPFALRGGRSSGIAIGIGASIAIGFAYFIINSILISFGQTGVLPPFVSAWIANLLFALSGVWLAMTITR